A segment of the Amblyomma americanum isolate KBUSLIRL-KWMA chromosome 6, ASM5285725v1, whole genome shotgun sequence genome:
tggccAACCAGAGgcaccaggggcgggaaggaccgtGAACGGCTCCTCGACCGGCTCCGTGACGCCCGGGATCTCAAACGGCTCCGCTAGGTCTCCCCCTCAGAGCTGAACCAACGTGGATTCTTTCCGCGGTCGTCCCGACTGCGTCGTCTGCCGTCGTGGCTGCTGCCGCCGTGGTTGTTGCGCAGTTCTCTAGTCTTCTTCAGTTTGTCCTTGCACTCCTTGGCTCCGTTGACGTGGCTGCCGCCGCAGATCAAGCATTTGGGTGTGCATTGGTGGCCCTCCGCTGGATGTTGCGTGCCGCATTGCTTGCACGCCTTGGCTTCTGGATTCGGGCACACGTCTGACCGATGGCCTtgttgacagcagatgtagcataCCTGCCGCGTGGGGCAGGTATGCTACATGACTTGCTTCGGGACTATGGGaccgtcgaaggtgatgacggccgacTTGGATTGCCCTAGCATTCGAGCGCTGTGGATTTTAACTCCTTGAGTGCGCACTCGTAGGTTGGCTTTAAATTCTTCCGGTGATGTCCCGGGGTCCATTCCGTGTATCACACCGCGGCGAGTGTCTTCCGGGGCTGCCACGTAAGCATTTACTTCGTATGAGCTTTCCCCCAAAGTGAGACTGGAAATGCGTCTCACGTGTTGGGCGGCCATCTTGCTTGCCGTGCTCACTATTATGATGTTGGAACCGGTGCGAAGCCTGATGATCAGATCTTCTCCTTTACATTCGTGGTTGCATGCTACCGCTACGGCGCGGGCTACTTGGTGAGTCTGGAGCGACTTGACTGCAAGTCCCTTCGGTCGCAGAATGATCTTGAAATCATCTTTGGGGAGTGGTGGCAGCCTCGGCCTAGGCCGCCGCGGCGCTCCCTTCCCGTCGctgttcgaagtagtgtcagctGTCGCACCAGCTGCCGACGGAGCATTGGCTGTGGTTTTTTCGCCGAGGTCACCTTGAGCGGTCGGTGGAAAATTCCCGAGAGTGTTTCATTCGTTCTTCCATTGGCGTTTCTTTTGGCGTTTGGACAGGGCCAATTCCCAATTTGCCTCGTCTTGCCTTGGGGCGTCTTGTTGCTGTTCTCGCATGGCGGCATCCTCGATTTCTCCGTCTGCCGAGTTCTCGGAGTTGGTGGCGTCGAGGTAGTCCTCGTccatttcctgggcttccaataAATTCTGGGCTGGTCTGCTCGTTGTCGGTTCAAAACTAGGGTAATTCGTGGGGCGGGGACCCGTACCGGGCTGCATCGTCGCCTCGGAGCGAGCCGGGGTGCCCGCCAGCGCCCATAGTCgagctaagcctcgttaggcctagcgcccgctcGGCCACCTGGAATCTTCCAACTCCGGTAAAAAACCAAAAATTGGTCCCACCGTCTTGAATTCGGTGTCCCAGTGGTCCAGCTTGTGTTTCCTCTAAGCTCCTGCCAAAATCTGGGGGCCTTGTGGGTTGAGAAGGTCCGGGGAAGTAAAAATCTGCGGAGCCCATGCGATGCACGTCCACACTGCACGACAGCTCAAGGCGAGATCCCCTAAGACAGGGCTCCACTGGAGATGAACGCCAACCTTGAAGGAGGCGGAATGGCTGTCGATGGCCCCCAGcgaagggcctatcatttcggcaaaggaccacgctgtgccagcggctgccctccccccgactacaccgacaaggtgctcagctttcagaagtatgtcatcggtctgcgtcggGAGCAgaactatatattttcgcagatagcgaacaccgaccagacccccgtgtggttcgactgtcccgagcgctgcacagttgaactgaaaggaaagaagagtgttttcgtgcggacaaccggcgcggagcgccaacggtttaccgttatgctgtgcgtcaccgcggacgggtggaagctgcccccctatgtcatcctgaaaagaaaaacgattccgaaaggcgttttccccaagggaattgtagtttgtgcccaagaaaagggctggatggacgatgagcttgtgctcggctgggtaaaaagcgtttgggagaaacgcccaggcgccatgctggcccgacgatcgctcctcgtcttggacagcttccgcggtcacttgacgggtagggttagggaacgcctgcgcggtatccgcacagacatggccgtgataccgggcggcttcaccggcatgctgcaacccctggatgtaagcgtcaatcggccttttaaggttgaatttcgaaggcagtattcggaaatgatggccaatggcaatcacgacgagacgcctacagggcggcttaagagggcagtgctcgcgactgtgcttggatggattttgtccgcgtggaatttcgtgtcgaccgacattgtaacccggagtttcaaagtgaccggaataTCAAGcagtttagacgggaccgaagacgactttctgtgggctgaacatttacctgaacacagcaccagctcggagtctgaagactctgtgagtgatgcctgaacggtaaataaatgccgcgcattccagattggtttgctttcacttgaaaaaaaaaaattcgaaaatcgcgtgtatgggccgcaccccaaaATTTTcccccgaatctgggaaaaaaagtgctgcccttacacgcgtttatacggtgtATTGCTGTATAGTGTGTGCTCAAACACTTTAGGACATATGGAACACAATGAGATAGGTCTATAGTTGTTTACAGAGAATTTGGAACCGCTTTTAAAAACTGGTATGACATAAGCTTTTTTCATGTCTTCGGGTATTAGGCAGTTTTTGAGTGCTTTGCAGAAAATTATTTGTAAGTATTGAGATACACTGAAAGAACTGGCTTTGAGTGCCCTAGGAGAGAATCCATCTGGACCAGTTGC
Coding sequences within it:
- the Zwilch gene encoding zwilch kinetochore protein isoform X3, coding for MNANLEGGGMAVDGPQRRAYHFGKGPRCASGCPPPDYTDKVLSFQKYVIGLRREQNYIFSQIANTDQTPVWFDCPERCTVELKGKKSVFVRTTGAERQRFTVMLCVTADGWKLPPYVILKRKTIPKGVFPKGIVVCAQEKGWMDDELVLGWVKSVWEKRPGAMLARRSLLVLDSFRGHLTGRVRERLRGIRTDMAVIPGGFTGMLQPLDVSVNRPFKVEFRRQYSEMMANGNHDETPTGRLKRAVLATVLGWILSAWNFVSTDIVTRSFKVTGISSSLDGTEDDFLWAEHLPEHSTSSESEDSQLVDCLSTGKVTWAPDVNGPSCLDKVRTLLQGCANYQELKEGLNMVFRAVQAGEIKPMVLPKNVSMIGGTLRNMGPHFRPELAMEGLGPLRMLAEIGLVKLQRDLVNIFVGLELASQEQLMPFLLHPPDLAEAFGELVKLQGVLDLVMLCKTNLHLPIHYLSGYTREALKYFANCERGKYIHKFRFPLKVPLVRVVLENMAPMEWTASLKSRQGNYTAHTITHISTSPPFDHLLTEKHCEPACHFRDPDYYCTIISNTQDKLRL